One Canis lupus baileyi chromosome 1, mCanLup2.hap1, whole genome shotgun sequence genomic window, ATACCACAACACCCTGTTTGCAATTGCACCTACCCCAACACCCCCATTCCCCTCCTCTTGCTCTACTTTTTGTTGCCTATCCCTGTTCACACTCTAGCACATTCCTTTAtgcacttttatttctttattgctgcctcctccaggactTGGCTCTGTGAGGGCAGAAGTTTCTGTCTTGTTTCCTGTGGCATCTCTGGCATTTaccacagcacctggcacatccTAGGTGCTCCGTTAATGTTCatcgaatgaataaatgaggtaGAAAGAATTGTATAGATTCAACAGGTCCTTAGAAGGCACAGTGACCAGGGCTTGGTGATGAATCAGATGagggagttaaaaaaataattaattaattaattaattaaaaaaaaaaaagatgagggacTTAAGTAGAGGGAAGCTCCAGAAGGTTCTCAGAGCTCTGGCTTGAGAAGCTGGGTGGAAGTGGACCCCATGCCTGAGGCTGAAAATCAAGGAGAAAGGCAGATTCTAGGAGACAGTAGAGTGAGTTTTGCACTGAACAGATAGAAATGAAGCTGCCCAGGGAcgcacaggtggctcagtggttgggcatctgcctttggcttggggtgtgatcccaggtcccagggttGAGTTCCACATctgactccttgtggggagcctgcttctccctctgcctgtgtctctgcctctctccgtgtgtctctcatgaataaataaataaaatctttaaaaaaaaaaaaaagaagatgcaaaGGGCAGGTGAGGAGCTCCGGAAGGTGGTTCCAGGGGAGAATTAGGATATGTTGATGGGAAAACAGCCAAGCGGGGCCTCCCCTGGCACAGCTTGGAGAGAAGCAGATCCAGGAGAAATGAAAGGTGGGAGGGAGGCTGCATGGCATCCAGGAGAGCCAGGCTCTCCTGGTCATGTGTCCAAAGGGAGGGAAGGTCAGGCCAATAAGATTCCAGCGGGATCTTGATGTGGGCTGCACAAAAGTGCTAGGTGACCTTGAAGGCAGGACTGGGAAATGGCCCAAGGAATGTGTGGGAGGGTTGAATAGGGACCATAAGGAGTATgggacaaatatttattcagtgctaACTGTGTGCCCAGTGCCAGGACAAGGGGAGCGAATGACTCATGGTGTGCAGCCCTTAGGGACCTCACGtttgcagggtgggggtggggagggagtcaAACAGCTGGgtatgggggcagccccagtggcgcagcggtttggcgccgcctgcagcctggggtgtgatcctggagacccgaaatccagtcccacatcgggctccctgcatggagcctgcatctccctctgcctgtgtctctgcctctctctctctgtgtctatgaataaataaataaaatcttaaaaaacaaacaaacaaacagctgGGTAGAGAGTGAAAAGGTTTCTGAAAGTATTAGGCAAGGGCAGGGGTGGAGCCTCGGGGTAGGGGGCTGGGCCAGCCCAGGGCTGAGGGAGGCAGTAAGGGTTTCAAGgccaatgagagagagagagagagagagagagagagagaggaaggatggaggggGGAATGGGAGTGGGGGTCAGGTCCCTGAGGAGCCACTGGAGGATTAGAATCCCTGCCCCCAGTGCCCACATAATCATGGTACTCGTGCCCATGTTATCTTAAAGTTCTTAAGACTTAGAGTTGTCAGAAATTCTCTTTTGCTTATGGGTTTTGCTCTCTGTTCACTGCTTGGCACAAGTATTGGCTTTGACAGTTGTCACATGACCCTGGGAGCGTCGCTTACCTGCTCAGTCTCCTCACCTGGCAAAAGGAGCTGTGGACAGTTCCTTTGTCTAGGGTTGTTCTGAGGATTCAATGAGCTAATGCATGTGAAGAACTGACAGTAGGGCCAGGCACATAATagataaattcaataaattcatttatttattcaaaaggtatttattgagcactattATGTGACAGACACCTTAATACAGGGGTGAAACAAAGTAAGAAATTtcaggggtgcatgggtggctgagttggttacgcatctgccttcagctcaggtcatggtcaggtcctgggatgaagccctgagttcagtggggaatctgcttctctctctctttctccctctccctccctcccgctgcccctcctcctgcttatgcacatgctctctctctctctctctctcaaataaataagatatttaaataaataaataaatataaaaatataaaaatataaataaataaaaaataaataagatgtgagggtgactttttttaaaaaagattttatttatacatgagagacacagaaagagagagaggcagagacacagacagagggagaagcaggctccatgcaggtagcctgacatgggactccatcctgggtttccaggatcaggccctgagctgaaggcggcgctaaaccactgagctacctgggctgcccagaaggcGACATTTGAACAAGATTTGGAGCTGCTGAGGGATTAGGTTTACCCAGGACTGTCCCAGTTTAACCCTGAGAGTGGACTGAATGTCCCATGTCCTCAAAAACGCTTCAGTCCTGGGCAAACTGGAATGGCTAGTCACCCTAGTAGAGAGTTCCACGCCTATCAGAGGAAAAGTATTCCAGActgagggaacagcaagtgcaaaggccctaggGTTGGCACACTTAGGGTTTGCTTGAGGATACAGTCCTTAGAAAAAGTGGAGGCTGTTTTAGAGGGAGTGGAGAAGGTTTGAAAGAGCTGGTAGGGTGACCCCGAGAGGGACCTAATTTAGATTCCCTGGGAACCACTTAGAGGAGGCTGCATGCACTCATTAATCTTTATCGTTAGGAACAGGTCTTGCCCAACAAGCTCAGCagtcaaaggaaaataagaggaaGAATAGAATTTGAATTTATTCAAGGTCGTGTGTAGTGAAAgagctgagagacagagaggaagggaagagagaaaggaaaagagaattagtTTAGGGACCTCCAGGGATCCAGGGAATTGCAGAAGAGAAGCTGGTAAAAAGCAGTGCATTTCATGAAGGGCTCTCACATCAATCACATTCTGACCACAAAGTTCTCCCTGAAACTCAGAGATACCGTCACCCCCTCGTGGATAAAAGAGCTTCTTCCCATTTCTGCAAAATATGCAGCCATCTTGCATTTTCCTATCTTGATATGGACAGGAGTTTGAGCAACATACTAAGACCCAGAgcggagagacagagacctagagagaggagAACAGggattgggggagggggacaaggacacagaagggggaagagagagaggtagtAGAGGAGACATAGAGAAAAATGCCTTCCAGACATGAAGAGATTCCTTAAACCTAGAGACATGGGCAAACCAGTAAAGGTGCTTCCTGGAGTTGTAGAACCTTGTTCCTACAAGGCAGCAAGATCCACTAGTGACCATACCAGGGCAATGCCATTGCTCCAGACATCAGGATGTGTTTCAGTGTGGCTGGGGGAATCCAGTGTCTGGGGGATCTGACTTTGCCTCTGTCTTCCCAGTTTGCCCTCCCCCACCTGCggaagagccaggggaatattatCAACATCTCCAGTCTGGTGGGGGCCATCGGCCAGGTCCAGGCAGTTCCCTATGTGGCCACCAAGGtaccctgccccttccctcactccTTACCAGGCCCTCTGGGGACCTCAGTCCTGAGACATGACAACCTGGGACATGTTATGTACCAAGTGTCTCCAGTGAAGCAGAGCCTGGTGTATCCCATCGGGGCTGGCAGGGAGTGCATGACTACCCCATTCTGATGTCCCAGCTTGACCTCGGGGTTGGAGGAGAGAACAGGAAGGACCTCGTCTTCCCTGGACTGAATTTTCCCTCCACATCATCTTCCTCAGGGGGCAGTAACAGCCATGACCAAAGCTTTGGCCCTGGATGAGAGTCGATATGGCGTCCGGGTCAACTGGTGAGCACCTCCAAGTGGGGTGGGAAGGCTGAGAGTGAGCCTCAGAGGCCGTGTCTGTGGCACACTTCTCTgatcccctctcctcccttcccacaGCATCTCCCCAGGAAACATCTGGACCCCAATGTGGGAGGGGCTGGCAGCCTTAACGCCTGACCCCGCTGCCACAGTCTTACAGGGCACAATGAACCAGGTAGGCGTAGGGGCCAGATCCAGGTGGCATGGGAGTGGCTTAGGGTGTGGCAGTCAGGCCTGGTGTTTCACTTCATTCCTCTCCCCCTtgtctctccccagcccctgggccgcctGGGCCAGCCAGCTGAGGTGGGGGCTGCTGCCGTGTTCCTGGCCTCTGAAGCCACCTTCTGCACCGGGATTGAGCTGCTTGTGACCGGGGGTGCAGAGCTGGGGTATGGGCACAAGGCCATGAAGGGCACCCTCGTGGAGGTCCCCACCATCCCTTCCTGATTCCCACATTTCCACTTGGGCCTTCCTAAGATTCTCACCCACAAATTCAGTCTCCCAGATTTCAGCTTCTCCCATCCTGCCTCTTAGGTGCAGACCCCAACTCTAGACATTAAGCCCACTTACCAATGTGCCTAACCACCCCACAAGTTCCCATAAAAGTAGTTTGCAGCCAGAAGGAGGAGGTCATCACATTTTTTTTGTGCCCTGGAGTTCTGCCACGGGGGGACCGCGTCCCCACACCCAGCCCCACGCGTTCCCAGGCGTAGCCTCGACCCGAGGGACTACAGCCCCCGGCAAGCCTTGCAGCAGGCTTCTGGGAAAAGTGTCACCGGTCGGGCTCACCCCAGCTAATACGAAGGCCCGcaggggaaaataaattaaactctATTAGGAGATAATAATGGAGGTGAAGCAAAAGAGCCTCCTCGTTATTATCGGTCCTTAAGGGAAAGGAGTTTTGATTTCGCAGGCTGAGCGACAGGAAAGTGGCAGGCCCGCTCCAGAAGTTCTGAGGGAAGAAGCAGCTGGAGTTGAGTCCTgagtcagagggaggagggcctggggtCCAGATTCCTGGGTTTGGGGGAGGAGGAAACACAGGGGGGCGTGGACTCCCCAGTTTGGGCAGAGCCTACCCTGCATACCTCCGGGGGCGCTGGGGGCCCAGTCCCGGGTGAGACGTCCCAGCGAGGGTGGTGGGGCTGCATGGCTGCTGCAGATTGGCTGCGGCGGGGGTGTGCGGCAATCGCTGATTGGCTgaggcggggcgggcgcggcctTCGGCCACGCCCCTCGGGCCCTAGGCCACGTGGTGGGAGAGGACTGGGGCGCGGGGAAGCCAAACAGGATGGCACCGCGGGGGAGGGCTGGGGATCTGCCTGCGAGGGCTGGCGGACAGTAACCGGGGGACAGAATTCGGGGGCAAATTATCCCAGTGTAGAATTGCCGAGGCGCTGTGGCCCAGGGACCGGAGTTGGGGGGACTCAACAGAAGCAAGACTTTGGTATCACAGTAATCCAGATGCAGGAGTTGGGGGAGCTCTGGCCAGAGAAGGTTTTGGGGCCACAGTGCCTGAGGAGTTCAGCATAGGGGCCACTGATGCAGGTTTGAATTGCTAGGGATTAGAGGGATCTTGATGCACTGTAATTAGCTGCCCCTCCAGGGTCCTGTAGTTGCAGAGACACACCTGACGGGGCATAACCAGGTAACCCTGTTCTAGGGGCTGTTCTTAGAGGCTCACTGATGGGTTGGGGAATTAAAATTTTTCGGGCCTCACTGATGGAGCTGGAAGGAGGCATGGTGAACCGTGTTGTTgtatcttaaaaatttatatatatatatatatatatatatatatatatatttttttttttttttttaagattttatttagttaagagagagtgagtgcaggcaggggaagagggagggacatGCAAACTccgtgctgagcgcagagccagaAACAGCGGggctgatcccagaaccctgagctcacgacctgagctgaaatcgagagacGGAGGATTaattaaactactgagccacccaggcgcccctatttgttttagatatttatttatgagagagagcgcATGCGCGTGTGCGAGCCTGGTAatggagcagaaggggagggagaggcagagaatcccaaaCTGACTTCGTGCTTGTGCGGAGCTGGGtgtcaggatcctgagatcattacctgagtggaaaccaagagtcccacgCCTAagggactgaaccacccagctgccccatgtGTGTTTTATCTCTTCAGAAGTTACaaagatggggcgcctgggtggctcagcgatggttgagcatctgccttcagatcagggcgtgatcccggggtccggggatcgagtcccacccacatcgggatccctgcatggagcctgcttctgcctctgtctctgcctctctctcacgaataaataaataaaatctttaagaaaagttaCAAAGAATATACCTACGTTTTCTCCTTGGAAAGAAAAACTGTGTTCAAACAGGGATTGACTGCAACCCCTTCATCCAGCCCTACCTGCTGGTACTCTCTTCAGGGGCCtttttccaaagtcctttccCTTTTCATGTACATGACATGTGCACCCACTGACATTACAGCGAGTGCTTTGCCTCATCACCAAAGGGATGAAGGCATGCGGAGGTTCCTGTTCCTGGCCTTTCAGTTCTTACCTGGTTAGCGTTCCGTGACAGTACccattaaaatgcatttttgaactttttttttttttttcatttttaaaaaaacttgatgCAATGTCTGGCACAGCACTAGTGTGGCTGGAACAGAatctgggtggggggtggggaggagggtgcatGTCCATGCACTCCCCTTGGCCCCGCGGATTCCAGCGCATGCGCCCTCTAGCCGGGCCCAGCTCCCCGACAGGCGCCCTAGAactgaggggaagagggggaggacgGAACCGACCCGCCTTGGGGTGTAAGGCAAGCGGCCCTCCCGCGGGAGGGGGCGTGAGCGGGGCGGGGCCGGAACTTCTTTTTTCCGAGCCGCGCCGCGGGCGGGCACAGTTACCCGCCGCACCGACCATGGCCGCAGCCGCGCTGGGGCAGGTGGGTTCGCGGCCCGGGGCTgggaggtagggggtggggaggctgcggAGACAGACCCACTTCCGGGCGGACCACTAGCTCCCGGCCCGGTCCGGCGCCGCGCCCCGGTGCTCGGGTTCCGCTGCAGGGCGCCGAGCAGGAGGGACCACTTGGAGAGGAGCACGAGGCTCCGAGGGCGAGGGTGgtgaagggaggaggaggtggggaggggtcgcCTACGGGAGGAACGAGGGAAGCCCTGAGGAGGGTGCAGCGTGGGCCAGACGCCgggctgggtggtggtggtggggagggggtggccggGAAGGGAATCGCCAGTCTGTGGGAGTGCAGGGAGCAGACGCCCCGAGCCTCTCGCACGGGGGTGGGACGAAGGCATAGATCGCAGGGTCGGACTGGGAATTGGAGCCAAGGCCCCAGTTTTCTTCGAACTAAAACTCAAGATACGTGCAATGCTGCCTCTTATCTGGAACCTCTTATCTGAGGCTGTGCATCAGAATGAGAAGCAATTTGAGCCAGTTTCCCTCTGTCCCAGGTGGCAAGTGCTCCCGGCAGGTGTTGGGAGGGTCCGTTCTTACCCGTAAGAGGTCCACCAGCAGAGTTTGGGAGGCTATGATTTTAGGGAACAGTCTCTGCCTGAGAGAAGAAACAGTAACCACTCAGAGAAGGGATCTTTGCAAACCCTGACAGTTGCAACATAACCTCCGGGAAAAGTGTCTTTCCCCCAATCACTTCTTCACCTCACCCTGTCCTGGGACACCTACCCCAGCCTGATGGAGAAcagggcagattttttttcttcttcttcttttcggAGTCTTGgtgactgaggctgagctctGACTGGGACGATCTGGGCTTTGATGGCGACACTTCTGGGCTGCGGTGTGAAAGCCCTGCACTGGGGCAGGGACAGCTTGAGGTTGTGATGGTGGAGATCCTCTCCAGCTGCCCTAGGGAAGTCTTGGTCTGTAATGGGAGAGCCATGGGCTCTCCCAGGACAGCTCTGCATGCGATGGGATCGATCCTGGGCCATGACCAGGACAGTTTGGGGCTGTGATAGGGACAGCCCCTGGCTGAGACAAAGCACTGCATTATGAGGAGGACCCTTCCTGGGCTGTGATATGGGGCAGCCCTGAAGCATGAAGGACAGTACTGAGCTGTGACACACAGCCCTGGGCTTTGATGGTGACATTCCTGGGATGTGCTGAGAGGACAGTCCTGGATTGGTCTGGAGACAGTCCTAGGCTGTAATGAgacatgggggaagggaggctccattctcccccacccccagtctgtgccgctcctccccccctcctctagcccttcctcctttcttaatTCAGCCCCAGTCTTTCACACTCTATGTCCCAAAAGCCCATCTACCATCCTTTGGGCCCACTGCCCATGGCTTGGGGTGTCAGATGATGGAGCACTCGCCCTGAGCTGAGGTAGGCCCCTACAGAAGTGCCCTGGAAGGATGAAGGCAGCTTCTCTCCGGGCAATGGGGTCTTGATGGCCAGTGCAGATGTGCAACtggctccttctctctgccctgtggatgtgtttttctgcctctcccttctctaTCTCCTGGAAATATTCTGTCTCTAAGCATCACGGAGACAGTTTCTCTCCAGGTGTTCGCGTGTCTCTTATCTTTCCTCATTTCTCCAGGTTTCCTTTCACTTTGTGCTGTCACCTGAAGTCTGGtctttgtctatttattttttcctcccttggcctctctgtttctcacccTTGGTATTGTTCTGGATTTCTTCAGACTTGACTTCATGTGAgtttgtctccctgtctctccttATGATCATATCTATTTAGGCAACTTGTGTTCTTGATTTCTgttctcagttttgtttctatttctttttttttttttttttcttgtaagtaaTCTCTTCCCCAAACGCAGGGCTctaactcaggaccctgagaccaagagtcacctGCTTGTCCAATTaagccagccgggcaccccctcagttttgttttctatttctaggtctatttttttttctccttcttgctttttacctattttattttattttattttattttttatttttactttttttccactCTCACTGCTTCTGAGGGCTTCTCTCCTGCCCAGAGACTGGCTGTCTCCCCCCTGGGTGTCTATCCTGTCCATGCTGTGGCTGTCCTGTTCCTCTCTGGGACAAAGCATAGTCACCGACTTGTGTGGGCTACACAGCGCCACCTAGAGGCCATGCCGCAGACCCACACCCTGATCAGCCCGGAAGCCCTTGGGCCCCACACTAGCCAGGACCACTCCTCAGTCCTTGAGACCGGCGGACCCCATCTCCCCATGACTCACCTACTGACCAGTGACTACTGCCATTCACCTTCGTTCTCACCGATCCATGTCCGCTCACCCAGCTCACAGGGACGGAGCACGCTACGCTGTTGTGTCTGCACCAACCTCATGACCCAATTGCTTTCCTGCCAGGCTGGGAAAAGGCATTGTGAGATCAGAGAATGCTGGGGAGAGGCCACCCTGATGGACACAGATCTGCTCTCCCTCATTTGTCTCAGGCAGGACCACAAATGTTTATCTGAGCAGTGTCTCTGTCCATGACGAGGACAGCCCCCCAGGTCCATGTGGCTCCCTCTCAGCCCTGGGATCTGAAGGGAAATGGAATCACTGGTGTCCAAGGTATAGGGTTGAGGGCTTAGATAATCTGAGCCCAGCTGGTCTAATATCCTGAAAGAATAAGGACTTGGACTCCTGGGTGAGGAGGAGCTTGAGGTCTGGACTCCTGGATCTGAGGGAGAAGAGGCTGGGGTCCCGGACCTCCTGGGTTTGAGGGAAGAGGGCCTGGGAGTCTGGACttctgggtctgagggaggagggggctggggggctggactTCTGGGTCTGAGGGAaaagggggctggggggctggactTCTGGGTCTGAGGGAAGAGGGGGCTGGGGgtctggactcctgggtctgagggaggaggagctggggccccctggactcctgggtctgagggaagAGGGGGGGCTAGGGGCCCAGCTTCTGGTTTCTGGGGAAGGATGGCCTATAAGTTCGTCACTTATCTAACTCCTGTCAGGATTTGGGGCCCCCAGAGAGGCCTTCACTTACCTGTGTGCTCTCCCCCCGCCATCTTCTGTCTGAGCTAATCTCAGGGTCTCGGCCAAAGTTCCCAGGTGTGGGAGGTGCCTGTGTTTGACTTTGCCCTGGCATGGAGGGGATGTGAGCTGATTCAGCTCTTTCTGGGGATTGCCCTTACGAGGCCTGGGAGGAGCCGTGGCCTCCTGCAGGATTCCCTCCCATCATGAACTGACCCAGACGGGAGCTGACTTGTCCAGGGCTACATGCTCTCTCTAGAACACACTGGGCCCGGGCAGAGCAGCCCAAGTGCAGGAGGTGGCAAGGCAGGCACCGGGGTCCCCTGCTCTCACCATCTTTCTTacttctgtccccacccccagattTGGGCCCGAAAACTCCTGCCTGTCTCTTGGCTTCTGTGTGGCCCCAGAAGATATGCCTCATCAAACTTCAAggtgaatggaaaagaatatacTTTTGGATCTCGAGGTGGGGGCTGGAGGCCAGGACTCTTAGGTGTGAGGAAGAGGCTGGCAGTCAGATTTGGGCATCTCCAAAAGGGGCCAGAGTCCAAAGGTTATGGCGGTTGGCAGTGGGGTCCTATTAGCCAGAAGTCTGTGGGAGAGATTTGGTACTGCATATCCCAGAAGCCTCTGGGGCTACAGGTCTGTCTTCTCCATAGGTCTTTGCCCCAGAGGTTCATGGGAGTTGTAGTTTTTTCAGTTTGAGATTGAGACCAAATTTCAGGATACCTGGGACCCCTGTCTTTCCTCAGGCTGCAGACCTGCAGCTGGAAATGACGAAGGAACCTCATCAGAAGCCTGACCCCAGCAAGCCCCTGGTGTTTGGGAAGACATTCACCGACCACATGCTGGTGGTGGAGTGGAAGGAGGAGACGGGCTGGGGTCAGCCCCGAATCCAGCCTTTCCAGAATCTCACACTGCACCCAGCCTGCTCCGGCCTCCACTACTCGATGCAGGCATGGTGACCAACCTCTCTCCCCGtccctctgcatctcttcccTCTTGCCGTGTCTTGTGCCAGGTCCACCACCCTGGGTttgctctctgtgtgtttcttcttGCTCAGCCTGTGTTTTCTGAGGTCTCTCGCgtcccaggccctgtgctgggtgatGCCAGGGTCCCCAGTGAAGAGCAGACCCAGTTCTTCCACTCGAAAACCCTGTGTTTTGGTTATAGCCAGATGTGATCCAAGTGTAGGAAGACCCCTTCCCAGATGTGATCCGAGTGTAGGAAGACCCCTTCCTAGATGCGATCCGAGTGTAGGAAGACCCCTTTGGGTGGGTGGAGACCTGAGTTGGAACCAGGCCCGGCGTagtggggggaggcagaaggaCCCAAGAGATTCAGGGACAGGAAGGACTAGCAGGGTAGACAGGAGCTGGGAAGGGAAGGCTGAGCATGGCGCCCAGAGGTTTGGCCAGGTGATCAGGTAGGTCACTGGGCTGTCCCCTATGGGGACGCAGAAGAAGATCGGCTTTGCAGGACTTGGTGCCTTTAAGGAAGGTGCCTTTATCTGCCTTTAAGGAAGATATCCAGGAGACATTCAGTTTATGGCTTAAAGCGATGGCTGAAAGCAGAGTCTTCCTGAGGAAGCTTTAGTGGTGACAAGAATTTGGATGAACATATTTCAGCCCTAGTAGCCAGTTTGTGAAGTCAGCTCAGGAGGCTGAGATAAGAGGTGCCAGATCTTGTGAGGCCTGGAAGGCCAAGGTCAACAACAGGCTGGGGATGTGGATCAacattgttgttgttgctgctgtagttgttttgtactttaaaaaatgttttggggcacctgcctggctcagtcattgatctcggggtcatgagttggagccccatctggggtgtagagataacttaaaagaattttttttaagtttttatgatgggaaatatatttttttaagattttatttatttatttgacagagagagaaagagcacaagcaggggagcagcaggcagagggagaggga contains:
- the HSD17B14 gene encoding L-fucose dehydrogenase isoform X1, with protein sequence MATGTRYAGKVVVVTGGGRGIGAGIARAFVQNGAQVVICDKDESGGRALEQELTGTVFILCDVTREKDVQTLISETVRRFGRLDCVVNNAGYHPPPQWPEETSAEGFRQLLELNLLGTYTVTKFALPHLRKSQGNIINISSLVGAIGQVQAVPYVATKGAVTAMTKALALDESRYGVRVNCISPGNIWTPMWEGLAALTPDPAATVLQGTMNQPLGRLGQPAEVGAAAVFLASEATFCTGIELLVTGGAELGYGHKAMKGTLVEVPTIPS